A DNA window from Streptomyces bacillaris contains the following coding sequences:
- a CDS encoding bifunctional RNase H/acid phosphatase has protein sequence MSAVRRLVVEADGGSRGNPGPAGYGAVVIDAATGETLAEAAEYIGVATNNVAEYRGLIAGLTAAKALFPDAGTTGPDLRVHVRMDSKLVVEQMSGRWKIKHPDMKPLAARAAAILPPSSVTYEWIPRAQNKHADRLANEAMDAGRDGRQWEAAASTAELDAPARTPLPDRGPPGDAVAGAAKARAALAAARGGTEAGTLFEVPTAEEPAPPSAEPAAPEPTAPEPTDVSAIAGAAAASASGSAPTPAPQVGWAAAPDLGAPATFVLLRHGETALTPEKRFSGSGGTDPELSATGRDQAARAAAHFAALGTVQDIVSSPLRRCRETAAAVADRLGLEVRIDEGLRETDFGAWEGLTFGEVRERYGDDLTAWLADPDTAPTGGGESFTEVATRVAAARDRLTARYAGRTVLLVTHVTPIKTLVRLALEAPAQAMFRMELSAASISTVAYYGDGNASVRLLNDTSHLR, from the coding sequence ATGAGCGCTGTCCGCCGGCTGGTGGTCGAGGCAGACGGCGGCTCCCGGGGCAACCCGGGGCCCGCCGGTTACGGTGCGGTGGTCATCGACGCGGCCACCGGCGAGACGCTCGCGGAGGCCGCCGAGTACATCGGCGTCGCGACGAACAACGTGGCCGAGTACCGGGGTCTGATCGCCGGTCTGACGGCCGCGAAGGCGCTGTTCCCCGACGCGGGGACCACCGGTCCTGACCTGCGGGTCCACGTCCGGATGGACTCCAAGCTGGTGGTCGAGCAGATGTCGGGGCGCTGGAAGATCAAGCACCCCGACATGAAGCCGCTGGCGGCCCGCGCCGCCGCGATCCTGCCGCCGTCCTCCGTCACGTACGAGTGGATCCCGCGCGCGCAGAACAAGCACGCGGACCGGCTCGCCAACGAGGCGATGGACGCGGGCCGCGACGGCCGGCAGTGGGAGGCGGCCGCCTCCACCGCCGAGCTGGACGCCCCCGCCCGCACCCCGCTGCCCGACCGGGGCCCGCCCGGCGACGCGGTGGCGGGCGCGGCGAAGGCCCGGGCCGCGCTGGCGGCGGCGCGGGGCGGGACGGAGGCGGGAACGCTGTTCGAGGTGCCCACGGCGGAGGAACCAGCGCCGCCATCCGCTGAGCCGGCAGCCCCTGAGCCGACAGCCCCCGAGCCGACGGACGTCAGCGCGATCGCCGGTGCCGCGGCGGCATCGGCGTCCGGCTCCGCCCCCACCCCGGCCCCGCAGGTCGGCTGGGCCGCCGCCCCCGACCTGGGCGCACCCGCCACCTTCGTCCTGCTCCGGCACGGCGAGACCGCGCTCACCCCCGAGAAACGGTTCTCCGGCAGCGGCGGCACCGACCCCGAACTCTCCGCCACCGGCCGCGACCAGGCCGCCCGGGCCGCCGCCCACTTCGCGGCCCTCGGCACTGTCCAGGACATCGTCAGCTCACCGCTGCGCCGCTGCCGGGAGACCGCCGCCGCCGTCGCGGACCGCCTCGGCCTGGAGGTCCGCATCGACGAGGGCCTGCGCGAGACGGACTTCGGCGCGTGGGAGGGGCTGACCTTCGGGGAGGTGCGCGAGCGGTACGGGGACGACCTGACGGCCTGGCTCGCGGACCCGGACACCGCGCCGACGGGCGGCGGCGAGAGCTTCACGGAGGTCGCCACCCGGGTCGCGGCCGCCCGGGACCGGCTGACCGCCCGGTACGCGGGCCGCACGGTCCTGCTCGTCACCCACGTCACCCCGATCAAGACGCTGGTCCGGCTGGCGCTGGAGGCCCCGGCGCAGGCGATGTTCCGGATGGAGCTGTCGGCCGCCTCGATCTCCACGGTCGCGTACTACGGGGACGGCAACGCCTCCGTACGCCTGCTCAACGACACCTCGCACCTGCGCTGA
- a CDS encoding zinc ribbon domain-containing protein — protein MNAAPADQIRLLEVQALDVRLAQLAHKRASLPEHAEIEQLSSDLAQLRDLLVASTTEESDTSREQTKAEQDVDQVRQRAVRDQQRLDSGAVSSPKDLESLQREIASLAKRQGDLEDVVLEIMERREAAQERVAELTQRVAAVQAKVDDATARRDAATAELDAEAATVTKDREVVAEVIPADLIKLYDKLRAQQGGVGAARLYQRRCEGCRLELNITEVNEVKAASPDTVLRCENCRRILVRTAESGL, from the coding sequence TCCTCGAAGTCCAGGCCCTCGACGTACGCCTCGCCCAGCTCGCCCACAAGCGCGCCTCGCTGCCGGAGCACGCCGAGATCGAGCAGCTGAGCAGCGACCTCGCCCAGCTCCGTGACCTGCTGGTCGCCTCCACCACCGAGGAGAGCGACACCAGCCGCGAGCAGACCAAGGCCGAGCAGGACGTCGACCAGGTGCGCCAGCGTGCCGTCCGCGACCAGCAGCGGCTGGACTCCGGCGCGGTCTCCTCGCCCAAGGACCTGGAGAGCCTCCAGCGCGAGATCGCCTCGCTCGCCAAGCGCCAGGGAGACCTGGAGGACGTCGTCCTGGAGATCATGGAGCGCCGCGAGGCCGCCCAGGAGCGGGTCGCGGAGCTGACCCAGCGGGTCGCCGCCGTCCAGGCCAAGGTCGACGACGCCACCGCCCGCCGGGACGCCGCCACCGCCGAACTGGACGCCGAGGCCGCCACGGTGACCAAGGACCGCGAGGTCGTCGCCGAGGTCATCCCCGCCGACCTGATCAAGCTGTACGACAAGCTCCGCGCCCAGCAGGGCGGGGTCGGCGCCGCCCGGCTCTACCAGCGCCGCTGCGAGGGCTGCCGCCTGGAGCTGAACATCACCGAGGTCAACGAGGTGAAGGCCGCGTCCCCCGACACGGTCCTGCGCTGCGAGAACTGCCGCCGCATCCTGGTCCGCACCGCGGAGTCGGGCCTGTAA
- a CDS encoding TSUP family transporter: MDGTDGWTAVLGFAAGLLISVVTAPVGVSGAVFLLPVQVSVLGVPSPAVTPTNLLYNVVAGPGALLRHHRNGGLRGPLTRLLVLGTVPGVVVGAVIRVFAVPGPSVFRLLIAVLLLPLGGWLCLRTLHRAARTRAPGPEPSPRSITRLALAVGVAGGIYGIGGGSLLGPILVGRGMPVAKVAPAALAATFVTSVVGAGTYALLALTVTGDIAPYWTLGLACGLGGLCGGYLGAHLQPRLPETALRLLLGVLALGIGGMYAVQILR, encoded by the coding sequence ATGGACGGGACGGACGGGTGGACGGCGGTGCTCGGCTTCGCCGCCGGGCTGCTGATCTCGGTGGTGACCGCGCCGGTCGGGGTGTCCGGGGCGGTGTTCCTGCTGCCGGTCCAGGTCAGCGTGCTCGGGGTGCCCAGCCCGGCGGTCACCCCGACGAACCTGCTCTACAACGTGGTGGCCGGCCCCGGCGCCCTGCTGCGCCACCACCGGAACGGCGGGCTCCGCGGTCCCCTCACCCGGCTGCTGGTCCTGGGCACGGTCCCCGGGGTCGTCGTCGGCGCGGTGATCCGCGTCTTCGCGGTGCCGGGCCCGTCGGTGTTCCGGCTGCTCATCGCGGTGCTGCTGCTCCCGCTGGGCGGCTGGCTCTGCCTCCGTACGCTGCACCGCGCCGCCCGCACGAGGGCCCCGGGCCCGGAACCCTCACCCCGGAGCATCACCCGCCTCGCCCTGGCCGTCGGCGTGGCGGGCGGGATCTACGGGATCGGCGGCGGCTCGCTCCTCGGCCCGATCCTGGTCGGGCGCGGGATGCCGGTCGCGAAGGTGGCCCCGGCCGCGCTGGCCGCCACCTTCGTGACCTCCGTCGTGGGCGCGGGGACGTACGCGCTGCTCGCCCTGACGGTGACCGGGGACATCGCCCCGTACTGGACGCTCGGCCTGGCCTGCGGTCTGGGCGGCCTCTGCGGGGGGTACCTGGGCGCGCACCTCCAGCCCCGGCTGCCGGAGACGGCGTTGCGGCTGCTGCTGGGGGTGCTGGCGCTGGGTATCGGCGGGATGTACGCGGTGCAGATCCTGCGCTGA